A window of the Alnus glutinosa chromosome 4, dhAlnGlut1.1, whole genome shotgun sequence genome harbors these coding sequences:
- the LOC133865901 gene encoding loganic acid O-methyltransferase-like: protein MAAEQTSKPSEAYPMKGGDSDDSYSNNSSYQRGVIDTAKELITESVAEKLDATNFLSSTTFRIADLGCSTGPNTFFAVQNIIEAVRLKYECQGLHSQLPEFQVFFNDHVSNDFNTLFASLPPDRQYYAGAVAGSFYSRLFPNASLHFVHASYANHWLSGVPKSIIDKTSPAWNKGRIYCANSKDEVVKAYETQFAEDMECFLQARAQELVTGGLIALVFCGRRNGTLHSQTAQNMSYSLFESCLADMVRTGKVGEEEADSFNMPVYHMSPKEVEAAVDGNGCFSIERMEELPPVVVGELGSLPKSQIMTSGLRAATEGQIKAHFGDAISNDFFDSVRKKLDHQVSFTEFSNPANFFALLKRKARD, encoded by the exons atggcagCGGAGCAAACATCGAAACCGTCTGAAGCATATCCGATGAAAGGTGGAGATAGTGACGATAGCTACTCCAACAACTCCTCCTACCAG AGAGGAGTTATCGACACTGCAAAAGAGCTAATAACTGAATCAGTTGCTGAAAAGCTTGACGCCACCAACTTTCTTTCGTCAACCACCTTTCGAATTGCAGATTTAGGTTGCTCTACTGGGCCTAATACATTTTTCGCAGTGCAAAACATAATTGAAGCAGTGCGGTTGAAGTACGAATGCCAAGGACTCCATTCTCAGCTCCCTGAATTTCAAGTCTTCTTCAACGATCACGTCTCTAACGATTTCAACACACTCTTCGCATCCCTCCCACCGGACAGACAATATTATGCGGGGGCCGTGGCGGGTTCTTTCTACAGCCGCTTGTTTCCCAATGCATCTTTGCACTTTGTTCATGCTTCTTATGCCAACCATTGGCTTTCGGGAGTCCCAAAATCGATTATTGACAAAACCTCTCCTGCTTGGAATAAAGGGAGAATCTACTGCGCCAATTCGAAAGATGAAGTTGTTAAGGCCTATGAAACTCAATTTGCTGAGGACATGGAGTGCTTTCTGCAGGCCAGGGCTCAAGAGTTGGTGACCGGTGGATTGATCGCACTTGTCTTCTGCGGCCGCCGCAATGGAACCCTCCATTCTCAAACTGCACAAAATATGTCGTATAGCCTCTTCGAGTCATGCCTCGCGGACATGGTCAGGACG GGTAAAGTTGGAGAGGAAGAAGCAGACTCCTTTAATATGCCAGTATATCACATGTCTCCGAAAGAAGTGGAAGCTGCAGTGGATGGAAACGGGTGTTTTAGCATAGAGAGAATGGAGGAGTTGCCTCCCGTCGTAGTGGGAGAACTTGGCAGCCTTCCCAAATCCCAAATAATGACATCTGGCTTGCGAGCCGCAACGGAAGGACAGATCAAGGCACATTTTGGAGATGCGATTTCAAACGACTTCTTTGACTCTGTCAGAAAGAAACTTGACCATCAAGTCTCCTTTACTGAGTTCAGCAATCCCGCTAATTTCTTTGCTCTTCTTAAACGCAAAGCAAGGGATTAA